The Gossypium hirsutum isolate 1008001.06 chromosome D02, Gossypium_hirsutum_v2.1, whole genome shotgun sequence region TGGTTTAGAGAAGAAAAATGAATGCGCTGATGATGCTTCTAATTCTTGCTCCATGTTGCTTCTTCTTCATAGCTTTAATAAAGTTACtttatgattacctatggatacCCCTCCGTATTCAGCATATGCTGAATTCACAAGGGATCAAAGGACCTCCTTACAGATTCATCCATGGCAACAACAAGGAAGTtaccaaaatgaaacaaaaagcTTTAAGTAAATCTGTGGGCTTGACAGATGATTTATTTCCCAAAGTACAGCCACATATTTACACCTGGACCAACAGATATGGTAAGATCCATGCTTGTTTTTTTCAATATGATTTATAACTTGTAGTTCTAAGAAAAGGTAGACCCTTTTTCTTTTCATGTTATTAGGGAAGAATTTTGTTTATTGGAACGGTGCTCGAGCTGAATTGGTGATTTCAGAGCCTGAATTAGTCAAAGAGGTTCTGAAAAATAGTGAacaaatttttcagaaaaagaaaCTTTCAGATATTGGTAGGAAGTTCTTGGGGAATGGGCTTATATTCATTGAGGGGGAAAAATGGGCAAAGCATCGAAAGCTGGCCAATCACACTTTCCATGGGGAAAGCCTAAAGGTAAGTCTTCCAAATATATAAACTAGGTGTAATTAATTTACAAGAATTATACATAGACTacaatattttggtaaaattttgtATTGTTAGCTAAGGATAAATTTATTATGGACGTTGAATTTTTGACTTAATGTTGTAAAATAAAAGATTGAGTaagagatttaaaaaaatatataatttcattaaaaagcaCTCTTTTAACTTATTGACTTGGATTAAAATCTAGTTTGAAAAGGTGTTTATttgtcaaatttttttaatttgaaatcatGATTTTGTGTTGACAATTATATATGTCACTACTACTTACATATAGGAGGATTGTTTGGGCAGAACATGACTCCAGCAATAATTGCTAGTGTTGAAACAATGCTAGAAAAGTGGAAAGGCCAAGAAGGCAAAGAGATTGAAGTGTACCAAGAATTTAGGTTATTAACTTCAGAAGTGATTTCCAGAACAGCATTTGGTAGCAATTACATGGAAGGGGAGAAGATATTTGCCATCTTGAGAAAGTTGACAGTAATTATGAGTCGAAATCTTTCCAAGACTAGAATTCCTTTGATCAGGTATCTTCCCTCTACGCTTAATTAATCCCAACTTTTACCTTGATTTCAACTAGCTTTTGAATGCAACTTTTAGACTTTCATTCCCCATTGATTTGGTTTTCTCCTTATATATAGCTGACCCTGGTTCGCTTTTGCAGCAAGTTGTGGAAATCTGCTGATTTGCTAGAGGCTGAAAaactttcaaaagaaataaaagatcgTGTGATGAAGATTGTTAAGAAAAGAGAAGACAAAGTTGTGAATGAAGAAGTCAATAGCTTTGGCAGTGATTTTCTTGGATTACTTCTAAATGCCTATCATGATTCGGATGCGAAAAACAGGCTTTCCTTGGAAGACGTGGTAGCTGAATGCAAAACATTCTATTTTGCTGGACAAGAAACTGTTAATTCCTTACTTGCATGGATAGTCTTGCATTTGGCAATCCACGGAGATTGGCAAGAAAAAGCGAGAAGAGAGGTGATTGACATATTTGGTAACCAAAATCCACATCTCGAAGGCATCGCGAAACTCAAAATAGTAAGAAAACTATCTAACTGGGAATTCAAATAGCCATCAACATTATGCAATCTAACATATTTGTCTATTTCCTAAACAGATGACCATGATCATCAATGAAACTCTAAGATTGTATGGTCCATCAAATGGCCTGGCAAGAGCAGTTACAAGAGAAGTTCAGTTGGGAAAACTACTCTTGCCTGCTAATATAGATATTCTGCCTTTAAATATTGGACTTCACCGTGACCCTCACTTTTGGGGAGATGATGTGCATCATTTTAAACCCGAGAGATTCGCTGAAGGGATTGCCAAAGCTACCAATTACACCACGGCTGCATTTTTTCCCTTCGGGTTGGGACCTCGATCTTGTGTTGGTATGACATTTGCAACAATAGAAACAAAGGTTGCTCTCTCCATGATTCTACAACGTTACACAATTACCCTCTCCCCTGCCTATGT contains the following coding sequences:
- the LOC107914371 gene encoding cytochrome P450 CYP749A22 isoform X1, whose product is MNALMMLLILAPCCFFFIALIKLLYDYLWIPLRIQHMLNSQGIKGPPYRFIHGNNKEVTKMKQKALSKSVGLTDDLFPKVQPHIYTWTNRYGKNFVYWNGARAELVISEPELVKEVLKNSEQIFQKKKLSDIGRKFLGNGLIFIEGEKWAKHRKLANHTFHGESLKNMTPAIIASVETMLEKWKGQEGKEIEVYQEFRLLTSEVISRTAFGSNYMEGEKIFAILRKLTVIMSRNLSKTRIPLISKLWKSADLLEAEKLSKEIKDRVMKIVKKREDKVVNEEVNSFGSDFLGLLLNAYHDSDAKNRLSLEDVVAECKTFYFAGQETVNSLLAWIVLHLAIHGDWQEKARREVIDIFGNQNPHLEGIAKLKIMTMIINETLRLYGPSNGLARAVTREVQLGKLLLPANIDILPLNIGLHRDPHFWGDDVHHFKPERFAEGIAKATNYTTAAFFPFGLGPRSCVGMTFATIETKVALSMILQRYTITLSPAYVHSPIPILTLRPQHGIQVILEPIHSNA
- the LOC107914371 gene encoding cytochrome P450 CYP749A22 isoform X3, encoding MGKASKAGQSHFPWGKPKGGLFGQNMTPAIIASVETMLEKWKGQEGKEIEVYQEFRLLTSEVISRTAFGSNYMEGEKIFAILRKLTVIMSRNLSKTRIPLISKLWKSADLLEAEKLSKEIKDRVMKIVKKREDKVVNEEVNSFGSDFLGLLLNAYHDSDAKNRLSLEDVVAECKTFYFAGQETVNSLLAWIVLHLAIHGDWQEKARREVIDIFGNQNPHLEGIAKLKIMTMIINETLRLYGPSNGLARAVTREVQLGKLLLPANIDILPLNIGLHRDPHFWGDDVHHFKPERFAEGIAKATNYTTAAFFPFGLGPRSCVGMTFATIETKVALSMILQRYTITLSPAYVHSPIPILTLRPQHGIQVILEPIHSNA